In Companilactobacillus allii, one genomic interval encodes:
- a CDS encoding metal ABC transporter substrate-binding protein encodes MKRILTSVIAAIAIVGGVFLFLNNRATTTVEADNDKLQIVTTNSILEDMVKNVGGNRVEIHSIVKRGTDPHEYEPQPTDVAKSVDADVIFHNGLNLETGGNGWFTKLVKTSNKNFDKDVFAASDGIKPQHLTTNENEVDPHAWLDLKNGIIYVKNITKVLKDKDPRNAEYYQQNSDQYITKLTKLHKEAKAKFSNVPENQRLLVTSEGAFKYFSEAYKLKPAYIWEINTEAQGTPEQMEKLLSIINKSDVRSLFVETSVSAKSMNKVSKETGLPIYSKLFTDSLASEGSEGDTYYTMMKWNFDKIYEGLIN; translated from the coding sequence ATGAAGCGGATATTGACTAGCGTTATAGCGGCAATTGCAATTGTGGGTGGGGTGTTCTTATTCTTAAATAATCGTGCGACCACTACTGTAGAAGCTGATAATGATAAGTTACAGATTGTAACGACCAACTCAATCCTAGAAGATATGGTCAAAAACGTGGGTGGAAATAGAGTTGAAATCCACAGTATCGTTAAGCGTGGAACAGATCCACATGAATATGAGCCACAGCCAACAGATGTGGCCAAGTCAGTTGACGCTGATGTGATCTTCCACAATGGTTTGAATCTAGAGACGGGTGGTAATGGTTGGTTCACTAAGTTAGTTAAAACGTCAAATAAGAATTTTGATAAAGACGTTTTTGCGGCAAGTGACGGCATTAAACCACAACATCTAACTACTAATGAGAATGAAGTAGATCCACATGCGTGGTTAGATTTAAAAAATGGAATCATTTATGTTAAAAATATAACTAAGGTTCTAAAGGATAAAGATCCAAGAAACGCTGAATATTATCAACAAAATTCAGATCAGTATATTACAAAATTGACCAAGCTCCACAAAGAAGCAAAAGCCAAATTCTCAAATGTGCCAGAAAATCAACGCTTGTTGGTGACTTCTGAAGGAGCCTTCAAGTATTTCTCAGAAGCATATAAGTTAAAACCAGCCTATATTTGGGAAATAAACACGGAGGCTCAAGGAACGCCTGAACAAATGGAGAAATTGCTATCGATAATAAACAAATCAGATGTAAGAAGTCTGTTTGTTGAAACATCGGTCTCCGCTAAGTCTATGAATAAGGTATCAAAGGAAACTGGATTACCGATCTACTCCAAGTTATTCACTGACTCATTAGCTAGTGAAGGTAGTGAAGGTGATACTTACTATACGATGATGAAGTGGAATTTTGATAAGATTTATGAAGGTTTAATAAATTAA
- the glgB gene encoding 1,4-alpha-glucan branching protein GlgB gives MEETIADQGYLFNTGQSFESFGFLGCHVQADNKTAFNVWAPNARIVSVVGDFNDWRDSELTKVGTTGIWHGDFDGVNSGDLYKFAITGPDGKRNLKIDPYATQFEKKPGDAALVPAISKHKWHDGLWLGRRKRSNPDCRPLNIYEVHLGSWKRHVDDTYYTYSEMADELIPYVKKMGYSHIELMPIMEHLLDASWGYQQLGYFAATSRFGTLDDFLDFVDKCHLANIGVIVDWVPGHFIRNYDALYKYDGTPTFEYQDENRANNSRWGAWNFDLGKSQVHSFLISSAMYWLGKCHIDGLRVDAVSNMLYLDYDEGKEGQTNKLGDNRNLEGIEFLQLLNTVIHKKYPNALMIAEESSAYAGVTDPVEKNGLGFDYKWNLGWMHDTLEFFEMDPLYRSDHFNLLTFAFVYMNNEKFILPFSHDEVVHGKKSLMHKMPGDRYNQFANLRTMMTYLMTFPGKKLTFMGSEWGQFLEWRDWSQLEWVDLDDPMNQKMQQFTKKLNQIYHDQRSMWEQDYVIEGLNYTNTDDAKNSTMGFIRQGKSKRQFTIAAFNFVPVERKNYRIGVPFTGEYELLLNTEDESLGGTWTRLQTHFLADKTPYKGQPASFTVTLPAMGALLIKPIKSRG, from the coding sequence TTGGAAGAAACGATTGCTGATCAAGGTTACTTATTTAACACTGGTCAGTCTTTTGAAAGCTTCGGATTCTTAGGTTGTCATGTTCAAGCTGACAACAAAACCGCGTTCAATGTTTGGGCACCAAACGCAAGAATCGTTTCAGTTGTAGGTGATTTTAACGACTGGAGAGATTCTGAACTAACTAAAGTTGGGACCACTGGTATTTGGCACGGTGATTTTGATGGTGTAAATTCTGGAGATTTGTATAAGTTTGCGATTACTGGACCTGACGGTAAAAGAAACTTGAAGATTGATCCTTATGCAACACAATTCGAAAAGAAACCTGGTGATGCAGCACTTGTTCCAGCCATTAGTAAACATAAGTGGCACGATGGACTTTGGCTAGGTAGAAGAAAGCGCAGCAACCCAGATTGTCGGCCATTGAACATCTATGAAGTCCACTTGGGTTCGTGGAAGCGACATGTCGACGATACTTATTACACATACTCAGAGATGGCGGATGAATTGATTCCTTATGTTAAGAAGATGGGCTATTCACACATTGAGCTGATGCCGATAATGGAGCATTTACTTGATGCTTCTTGGGGGTATCAACAATTGGGCTACTTTGCTGCAACGAGTCGCTTCGGCACTCTTGATGACTTCTTGGATTTTGTTGATAAGTGTCATTTGGCAAATATCGGCGTGATAGTCGACTGGGTACCAGGACATTTCATCAGGAATTACGATGCGCTGTACAAGTACGATGGCACGCCAACTTTTGAATATCAGGATGAAAATCGTGCTAACAATAGTCGTTGGGGTGCTTGGAACTTTGATCTGGGTAAGTCTCAAGTGCACAGCTTCTTGATCTCCAGTGCTATGTATTGGCTAGGTAAGTGCCACATAGATGGTCTGAGAGTCGATGCTGTTTCTAACATGTTGTACTTAGATTATGACGAAGGTAAAGAAGGACAAACCAACAAGCTTGGTGATAATCGTAATCTTGAAGGTATTGAGTTCTTGCAATTATTGAACACGGTGATACATAAAAAATATCCCAATGCATTGATGATTGCTGAAGAATCGTCAGCGTATGCAGGGGTAACTGATCCAGTTGAAAAGAATGGCTTGGGATTTGACTATAAGTGGAATCTTGGCTGGATGCACGATACTTTAGAATTCTTCGAAATGGACCCGTTATATCGTAGTGATCATTTCAACTTATTAACATTTGCCTTTGTATATATGAATAATGAGAAATTCATCCTGCCATTTTCACATGATGAAGTGGTCCACGGTAAGAAGTCCTTGATGCACAAGATGCCAGGAGATAGATATAATCAGTTCGCCAATCTACGTACGATGATGACTTATCTAATGACTTTTCCAGGTAAGAAGTTGACCTTTATGGGATCTGAATGGGGGCAATTTCTTGAGTGGCGTGATTGGAGTCAGCTTGAATGGGTCGATTTAGATGATCCGATGAATCAAAAAATGCAACAATTCACTAAAAAGTTGAATCAAATTTATCACGATCAAAGGTCAATGTGGGAACAAGATTATGTTATTGAAGGATTGAACTATACGAATACTGACGATGCTAAGAATTCGACTATGGGATTTATACGTCAGGGGAAAAGTAAGCGTCAATTTACTATTGCGGCATTCAACTTTGTGCCAGTGGAACGGAAGAATTATCGTATTGGGGTTCCTTTTACAGGTGAGTATGAATTACTTTTGAATACCGAAGATGAGTCTTTGGGTGGTACTTGGACAAGATTACAGACTCATTTCTTAGCTGACAAAACACCTTATAAAGGTCAACCAGCGAGTTTCACAGTCACTCTCCCAGCAATGGGAGCATTATTGATCAAACCTATCAAAAGTAGAGGGTGA
- the glgD gene encoding glucose-1-phosphate adenylyltransferase subunit GlgD, whose protein sequence is MKHNTVSAIINLVEPWEELKSLTENRPVGTLPFGGRYRLIDFPLSSIANAGIRNVMITSPRSGRSVADHLRSGNDWNLDTIRGGLFNFPYNDLSLVSPEKKEALIHHYYDNTILFLKRSNSEYSVVMGTRNICNIDLAALLRYHKERDNPVTTVYKSVDAKSVDPDTKVLQVTDNGMATAVVAASNTNVSPNEDGKLAKSLNIYLMSTVDLIDILNEANMRGELISLERLMLRAVIQHNANAFEYTGFYANIHDIGSYYDASMSILGEDNFRALFYSQRRIYTKVKNEIPTFFAKSSQVKGSLCGTGGYIEGQIKHSVIFRNVLINRNSKITNSVIMQGTRIGAGTTIENVIIDKNVVVGPNLQLKGTPENPLVIGKGKRIFRQTEVENV, encoded by the coding sequence ATGAAACATAATACTGTGAGTGCAATTATAAATTTGGTCGAACCATGGGAAGAATTGAAATCTTTAACAGAGAATCGTCCCGTGGGAACCTTGCCATTTGGTGGTCGCTATCGTCTAATAGATTTCCCTTTATCCAGTATTGCTAATGCTGGAATTAGGAACGTAATGATAACGTCACCACGTTCAGGTCGTTCAGTCGCTGATCATTTGCGCAGTGGTAATGACTGGAACTTGGATACTATTCGTGGTGGATTATTCAATTTTCCATACAATGATTTATCACTAGTTTCACCTGAGAAAAAAGAAGCTTTGATACATCATTATTATGACAACACGATTCTCTTTTTAAAACGTAGTAATAGTGAATATTCGGTCGTTATGGGAACACGCAATATCTGTAATATCGACCTTGCTGCCTTACTTCGTTATCACAAAGAACGCGACAATCCAGTCACCACTGTATATAAGAGTGTGGATGCCAAAAGTGTCGATCCTGACACCAAGGTATTACAGGTGACTGATAATGGGATGGCGACAGCAGTTGTTGCAGCTTCAAATACTAATGTGTCACCAAATGAAGATGGCAAACTTGCTAAGAGTTTGAACATTTACTTGATGAGTACGGTCGATCTTATTGATATCTTAAATGAAGCCAATATGCGTGGAGAGCTGATCAGTTTGGAGCGTTTGATGTTGCGAGCAGTCATCCAACATAACGCTAACGCTTTTGAATATACAGGATTTTATGCCAACATTCATGACATCGGTAGTTACTATGATGCTAGCATGTCGATTCTCGGGGAAGATAATTTCAGAGCACTATTTTACAGTCAACGCCGTATCTACACGAAGGTCAAAAATGAAATCCCGACATTTTTTGCGAAGAGTTCGCAGGTCAAAGGGAGTTTGTGTGGTACAGGTGGATATATTGAAGGTCAGATCAAACATTCGGTCATTTTCCGTAACGTCCTTATCAATCGTAATTCAAAGATCACCAATTCAGTTATTATGCAGGGAACACGGATAGGGGCTGGCACAACTATAGAAAATGTCATTATAGATAAAAATGTCGTTGTAGGTCCCAATTTACAGCTGAAAGGAACTCCGGAGAATCCCCTAGTTATTGGTAAAGGGAAACGGATATTTCGGCAAACGGAGGTAGAAAATGTCTAA
- the glgA gene encoding glycogen synthase GlgA, whose product MSKVLFAAAEAAPFYKTGGLGDVAFSLPKALNEDIDELRVVIPYYEKLFPAKYKKLVKDWMYFQVQVGNKPKYCGIKTLELNGLKYYLIDNEEYFGRDNLYGYWDDGERFAFFQLAICEMMEKIDFIPDVLHLNDWHTAFIPVLLKDKYSWIQSYAHIKTVLTIHNIQFQGVYDPIVLGSLFGIGTRTFDEGSIEFFGNINFMKGGITFADAVTTVSPRYASEIQTPEFGEHLEGILQDNSYKLQGIVNGIDMSVYDPATDPSIPYHFDAIDTTNKIKDKHALQKMVRLPEKDVPIFAVVSRLTRQKGMDLLLSALNDFLKSRDVQVIILGTGDKDLEDGFLGYQDAFHEKLAAKIQFDVKLAQMIYAGSDVFLMPSAFEPCGLSQMMAMRYGSVPLVHSVGGLSDTVTPYNKFTKVGTGFGFDDYRFEVLKEMMDSAFELYHDDPKAWGNLRSQGMEQDFSWHKSAKKYRQLYQELAD is encoded by the coding sequence ATGTCTAAGGTTTTATTTGCTGCAGCAGAAGCAGCTCCATTTTATAAGACAGGTGGATTAGGAGATGTAGCCTTTTCACTACCAAAAGCATTGAATGAAGATATAGATGAATTACGAGTGGTTATCCCTTATTATGAAAAGTTATTTCCAGCCAAATATAAGAAGCTTGTGAAAGACTGGATGTATTTTCAAGTTCAAGTTGGGAACAAACCGAAGTATTGTGGTATCAAAACACTGGAATTGAATGGATTAAAATACTATTTGATCGATAACGAAGAATATTTCGGCCGTGATAACTTATATGGATATTGGGATGATGGTGAGCGTTTTGCCTTCTTCCAGCTGGCTATTTGTGAAATGATGGAAAAGATCGACTTCATACCTGACGTATTGCATCTTAATGATTGGCACACTGCATTTATACCTGTGTTATTGAAAGATAAGTATAGTTGGATCCAGTCATATGCACATATCAAAACAGTTCTGACCATTCACAACATTCAATTCCAGGGTGTCTATGATCCTATAGTTCTAGGCAGTTTGTTTGGGATCGGAACTAGGACTTTTGATGAAGGCAGTATTGAATTCTTTGGTAATATCAACTTCATGAAAGGAGGCATAACTTTTGCTGATGCCGTTACAACGGTGTCTCCAAGGTATGCTTCTGAAATACAAACACCAGAGTTTGGTGAACATCTCGAAGGCATTTTGCAGGATAATTCATACAAATTACAAGGGATCGTCAATGGAATCGATATGTCTGTTTATGATCCAGCCACTGATCCATCGATCCCGTATCACTTCGATGCAATAGATACGACCAATAAAATCAAAGATAAACATGCCTTACAAAAGATGGTCAGATTACCAGAAAAAGATGTGCCAATTTTTGCGGTCGTGTCTAGATTGACTCGTCAAAAAGGGATGGATCTGTTATTAAGTGCGTTGAATGACTTTTTGAAATCACGAGATGTGCAAGTTATCATTTTGGGTACTGGTGACAAGGACTTGGAAGATGGCTTCTTGGGTTATCAAGATGCATTCCATGAGAAACTTGCTGCAAAGATCCAGTTTGATGTGAAATTGGCTCAGATGATCTATGCAGGTAGTGACGTGTTCTTAATGCCGTCAGCGTTTGAACCATGTGGATTGTCACAGATGATGGCTATGCGTTATGGCAGTGTACCATTAGTACATTCAGTCGGTGGCTTGAGTGACACAGTTACTCCGTATAATAAGTTCACCAAAGTAGGAACTGGATTTGGCTTTGATGATTACCGTTTTGAAGTGTTAAAAGAAATGATGGATTCAGCGTTTGAGTTGTATCATGATGATCCAAAAGCTTGGGGAAATCTGAGAAGTCAGGGCATGGAACAAGACTTTAGCTGGCACAAGTCGGCTAAGAAATATCGTCAATTGTATCAAGAATTGGCTGACTAA
- a CDS encoding glycogen/starch/alpha-glucan phosphorylase has product MKLKESDFTTDFVNEIKAMYAVDLKDTSALEQFIALGQLLKRYNADNWTNTSKGYRKNDLKQVYYFSIEFLPGRLLQSNLLNLDILDTVSSGLKKLGLNYEKICQAEPDPGLGNGGLDRLAAGYMDAMASLGMAGNGNGIRYRYGLFKQVFMNGYQVELPDDWLRNGNVWEVRRENRACVVRFGGHVWLQEQADKTLRPVYDYTDDVLAVPYDIGMVGYHNGVTNTLRLWSAELPPSADHTYYSQKQRDNINDITKVLYPDDSSDEGRSLRLRQEYFFSSAGIQSIVRHYFLEHNNLKQFAQKVAVHINDTHPTLVIPELMRILLDEYDCSWDVAWQITTATMSYTNHTIMQEALESWPIDMFKGLLPRIYQIVEEIDRRYRNEKTPIFGSKVVDNTAPLGNGQVRMAYLAVIGSHSVNGVAPLHTELLKKDVLADLYRIYPEKFNNKTNGIADRRWLELANRPLTKLIDQRIGMNWHDNPKQLQTLTAFENDTEFLHQLAEVKLTNKQRLAEYVKENMNITLNTDAIFDVQIKRLHAYKRQLLHVFEIIREYQDIKDNPQKSVTPRVHIFGAKAAPSYHYAKSVIKVINALADLVNNDQAIGDKLKVVFVPNYGVSLGELIIPAADVSEQISTASKEASGTSNMKLMTNGALSLATLDGANIDIVKAAGSENEYTFGLTSDEVYGYYHRGDYQAQKFFDGNQELQRVVNALIDGTIPEISTEGREIYNSLLQYNDEYFVMADYEDYVAKQKQISSDFNDVKTWQKKSLANIAASGTFSADYAVARYAEDIWQVPFDRILK; this is encoded by the coding sequence ATGAAATTAAAAGAATCTGATTTTACAACGGATTTTGTCAATGAGATCAAGGCAATGTACGCTGTAGACTTAAAAGATACGTCAGCTCTAGAGCAGTTTATTGCATTGGGTCAATTACTTAAGCGTTATAACGCCGACAATTGGACCAATACTTCAAAAGGTTATCGAAAGAACGATTTGAAACAGGTTTATTATTTCTCAATTGAATTCTTACCGGGAAGGTTACTTCAATCCAATCTCTTGAATCTTGATATTTTGGACACGGTTAGTAGTGGATTGAAAAAGCTCGGCTTGAATTATGAAAAGATCTGCCAAGCTGAACCAGATCCAGGACTTGGTAATGGTGGACTGGACAGATTGGCAGCCGGCTATATGGATGCAATGGCAAGTTTGGGTATGGCTGGTAATGGTAATGGTATTCGCTATCGTTATGGCTTATTCAAGCAAGTGTTTATGAATGGCTATCAAGTGGAGTTGCCTGATGACTGGCTACGTAATGGCAATGTGTGGGAAGTTCGGCGTGAGAATCGTGCCTGTGTGGTCAGGTTCGGTGGACACGTTTGGCTTCAAGAACAAGCGGACAAAACACTTAGACCAGTATATGATTACACCGACGATGTCTTAGCTGTACCTTATGATATTGGAATGGTCGGCTACCACAATGGGGTGACGAATACCTTGAGATTATGGTCAGCAGAATTACCACCAAGTGCAGATCATACTTATTATTCACAAAAACAACGTGACAATATCAACGACATCACCAAGGTATTGTATCCAGATGACTCCAGTGATGAAGGCCGCTCTTTGCGCTTGCGACAGGAGTATTTCTTCTCATCAGCCGGTATCCAAAGTATCGTCAGACATTACTTCTTGGAGCACAATAATCTGAAGCAATTCGCTCAAAAAGTCGCTGTGCACATTAATGACACACATCCAACATTAGTAATTCCCGAATTGATGCGGATACTACTAGATGAATATGATTGTTCATGGGATGTAGCTTGGCAAATAACTACTGCTACGATGAGTTATACCAATCATACAATTATGCAAGAAGCACTGGAGAGTTGGCCAATTGATATGTTCAAAGGTCTACTTCCCAGAATCTATCAAATAGTGGAAGAAATAGATCGTCGTTATCGTAATGAAAAGACTCCAATTTTTGGTAGTAAAGTGGTGGATAACACAGCTCCACTCGGTAATGGTCAAGTAAGGATGGCTTATTTGGCAGTTATCGGCAGTCACAGTGTCAATGGCGTAGCACCGTTACATACAGAATTGTTGAAGAAGGATGTCTTGGCTGATCTATATCGGATCTACCCTGAGAAATTCAATAACAAAACCAATGGTATAGCTGATCGTCGCTGGTTAGAATTGGCCAATCGACCATTGACCAAGTTGATCGACCAAAGAATCGGAATGAATTGGCATGATAATCCTAAGCAACTACAAACACTGACAGCGTTTGAAAATGACACAGAATTCTTGCATCAGTTGGCTGAAGTGAAGTTGACTAATAAACAAAGACTTGCGGAATACGTTAAGGAAAATATGAATATCACTCTCAATACCGACGCAATTTTTGATGTCCAAATCAAACGTCTCCATGCATATAAACGTCAATTGCTACACGTATTCGAGATCATTCGTGAGTATCAAGATATCAAAGATAACCCTCAAAAGTCAGTCACACCACGGGTACATATCTTCGGCGCTAAGGCGGCACCAAGCTATCATTATGCCAAGTCAGTTATTAAGGTCATCAATGCTTTGGCAGACTTAGTTAATAATGATCAAGCTATCGGTGATAAGTTAAAAGTAGTCTTCGTACCAAACTATGGAGTCTCACTAGGAGAATTGATTATTCCAGCTGCTGATGTCAGTGAACAGATCTCTACAGCATCCAAAGAAGCTTCTGGTACTAGTAATATGAAGTTGATGACCAATGGAGCTCTTTCACTAGCCACATTAGATGGTGCCAATATCGACATTGTGAAAGCAGCTGGTTCTGAGAATGAGTATACTTTCGGATTAACTTCAGATGAAGTTTATGGTTATTATCATCGTGGTGACTACCAAGCTCAGAAGTTCTTTGACGGTAATCAAGAATTACAACGTGTGGTTAATGCGTTGATCGATGGGACAATTCCTGAGATATCCACTGAGGGTCGTGAAATATATAATTCACTCTTACAATACAATGATGAATATTTTGTTATGGCAGATTATGAAGATTATGTAGCTAAGCAAAAACAAATCTCGTCTGATTTCAATGATGTAAAAACTTGGCAGAAAAAATCATTGGCCAATATCGCTGCATCAGGTACTTTCTCTGCTGACTATGCAGTGGCTAGATATGCTGAAGATATTTGGCAAGTACCATTTGATCGGATCTTGAAGTAA
- a CDS encoding glycoside hydrolase family 13 protein → MSIVIEYNSFQTTKKAPFGAVLEGTKVRFQIGVHTNDSIQQVNLHVAQDGHWDSEHKIPMTLGKMHYQTEFTPEFSGLYFYYFEVVTDKESCFYGCTDGGFGGEGVVYFQRSDVQMYQLTVINEVETIPEWYQKGLAYHIFVDRFNNGNEDGHINSPKPNSFIYGQKTDLPMYIRNNKQEVVRWDFYGGNLIGIQKKIPYLKELGVTIIYLSPIFEASSNHRYDTNDYFKIDPMLGTLVDFDNLVTTIHEAGMRVILDGVFNHVGVNSRYFNKSGEYDTIGATQSKDSQYFPWFTFTNYPNEYDSWWGVTDLPTVNKNNEDFQKFIYGGDNSVIDYWTSRGVDGWRLDVADELPDEFILGIRQTLNKYPDKILIGEVWEDASHKLAYGKRRHYLEGNMLQAVMNYPLRELIIRVLTGDLKPLEWWLELMTLKENYPDTVFRYNFNNIGSHDTQRILTALHGNKNWLKQAVGLLFTLPGVPCVYYGDEVGLTGGKDPDNRAFFPWNDQDEDLLKSVSQWYNWRTKHAWIDTAEFAPFYLSEYGIGFVYWSGDKRLVVVLNTSSNQALIKDNDFMMDVVPSEVSVEIRELFSGEVVGDFQTREWKKPERVSKDGKP, encoded by the coding sequence ATGAGTATCGTTATAGAATATAATTCATTTCAGACAACAAAAAAAGCTCCCTTTGGCGCGGTACTTGAGGGAACTAAAGTGAGATTTCAGATTGGGGTTCACACTAATGATTCGATCCAACAGGTGAATTTGCATGTGGCACAAGATGGACATTGGGATTCTGAACACAAAATTCCAATGACTTTAGGAAAAATGCACTATCAAACTGAATTCACACCGGAGTTTTCAGGTTTATATTTTTATTATTTTGAAGTTGTAACGGATAAGGAAAGTTGCTTTTATGGTTGTACAGATGGTGGATTTGGTGGAGAAGGAGTGGTCTACTTCCAAAGAAGCGATGTACAAATGTATCAACTGACCGTTATAAATGAAGTAGAAACTATTCCTGAATGGTACCAAAAGGGATTGGCATACCATATTTTTGTGGACCGTTTTAATAATGGTAATGAAGATGGACACATCAATTCGCCTAAACCTAATAGCTTTATTTACGGACAAAAGACTGATTTACCAATGTATATCAGAAATAATAAGCAAGAAGTCGTCCGTTGGGATTTTTATGGTGGCAATTTAATAGGGATTCAGAAGAAAATACCTTATTTAAAAGAACTTGGAGTGACGATTATATACTTGAGTCCTATATTTGAAGCAAGTAGTAATCATCGTTATGACACCAATGATTATTTCAAAATAGATCCAATGTTGGGGACACTGGTTGATTTCGATAATCTGGTTACCACCATTCATGAAGCTGGAATGCGTGTGATTTTAGATGGTGTCTTCAACCATGTTGGAGTCAATTCCAGATATTTTAATAAGTCAGGCGAATACGACACAATTGGTGCGACTCAATCTAAAGACAGTCAATATTTCCCATGGTTCACTTTCACCAATTATCCAAATGAATATGACAGCTGGTGGGGTGTGACAGATCTGCCGACAGTTAATAAGAACAATGAAGATTTTCAAAAGTTCATTTATGGTGGCGATAACTCAGTAATTGATTATTGGACTTCACGTGGAGTTGATGGTTGGAGATTAGATGTTGCCGATGAATTACCGGATGAATTCATTCTGGGAATTCGGCAAACGCTGAATAAATATCCCGATAAAATCTTGATCGGTGAAGTTTGGGAAGATGCCTCGCATAAATTGGCCTATGGCAAACGTCGCCACTATCTTGAAGGTAATATGTTGCAAGCGGTCATGAATTATCCACTGCGAGAATTGATAATTCGTGTCTTAACTGGAGACTTGAAGCCTTTGGAGTGGTGGCTTGAATTAATGACATTGAAAGAGAATTATCCCGATACAGTTTTCAGGTATAATTTTAATAATATAGGAAGCCACGATACACAGCGCATTTTAACTGCGCTACATGGCAATAAAAATTGGTTGAAACAAGCTGTCGGTTTGTTGTTCACTTTGCCCGGTGTACCTTGTGTTTATTATGGGGATGAGGTGGGACTAACTGGTGGTAAAGATCCTGATAATCGAGCCTTTTTCCCATGGAATGATCAAGATGAAGATTTATTGAAGTCAGTAAGTCAGTGGTATAACTGGCGAACTAAACATGCATGGATAGATACGGCGGAGTTCGCACCGTTTTATCTGAGTGAATATGGAATAGGGTTTGTTTATTGGAGCGGTGATAAGAGGTTGGTAGTTGTTTTGAATACATCTTCCAATCAAGCTTTGATCAAGGATAACGACTTTATGATGGACGTTGTTCCATCTGAAGTTTCCGTTGAGATACGGGAGTTGTTTAGTGGTGAGGTTGTTGGTGATTTTCAAACCAGAGAGTGGAAGAAGCCGGAGAGAGTGTCAAAGGACGGGAAACCTTGA
- a CDS encoding proline-specific peptidase family protein → MKQGTTIITLDNGYHLWTNTQGHGDIQLLCLHGGPGGNHEYWENFGEELADLGVQVSMYDQLGSWYSDQPDYSDPKIAEKYLSYDYFLDEVEEVRQKLGLDNFYLIGQSWGGALVQMYAAKYGQHLKGAIISSMVDEIDEYVTSINQCRMDALGPDKVKYMEQKEAENDLDDATYQSYVDVLNREYIDRKQPAAISHLIDTTATPVYNAFQGDNEFVITGKLKEWHFRKHLNEIKVPTLLTFGEHESMPISTAKIMQEKIPHARLVTTPNGGHHHMIDNAPVYFDHLKTFIKDVESGNFKD, encoded by the coding sequence ATGAAACAAGGCACAACAATTATCACTCTCGATAATGGCTACCATTTATGGACAAATACCCAAGGTCATGGCGATATTCAACTACTCTGCCTACACGGTGGACCAGGTGGAAATCACGAATATTGGGAAAACTTCGGTGAAGAACTTGCCGATTTAGGCGTTCAAGTATCAATGTATGATCAACTTGGCTCATGGTACTCAGATCAACCCGACTACAGCGATCCCAAAATTGCTGAAAAGTATTTGAGCTATGACTACTTCCTTGATGAAGTCGAAGAAGTTAGACAAAAGCTTGGCTTAGACAACTTCTACTTAATCGGTCAATCATGGGGTGGCGCTTTAGTACAAATGTACGCTGCTAAATATGGTCAACACCTTAAGGGAGCAATCATCTCAAGTATGGTTGATGAAATTGACGAATACGTTACAAGCATCAATCAATGCAGAATGGATGCTCTTGGTCCTGACAAAGTTAAGTATATGGAACAAAAAGAAGCTGAAAATGACCTTGATGATGCCACATATCAAAGTTACGTTGATGTATTGAACAGAGAATACATTGATAGGAAACAACCAGCTGCTATCTCACACTTGATCGATACAACAGCTACACCTGTATATAACGCATTCCAAGGAGACAACGAATTCGTTATCACTGGTAAATTAAAGGAATGGCACTTTAGAAAACACCTAAACGAAATCAAAGTACCAACACTACTTACATTTGGTGAACACGAAAGTATGCCTATTTCAACAGCTAAGATCATGCAAGAGAAGATCCCTCATGCAAGACTAGTTACAACACCAAACGGTGGTCATCATCATATGATTGATAATGCCCCTGTTTACTTTGATCATTTGAAGACATTTATTAAAGATGTTGAGAGTGGTAATTTCAAGGATTAG